One Marinifilum sp. JC120 genomic window carries:
- a CDS encoding cytochrome C biogenesis protein yields MRFKLICLILLSFISTFALICPQTAVSAQNQNPNIDTKWKLYSLTKDDQKQTGLKTNILAGLMLEPKNGWYTYSHNPGKLGQPTTLKVTLTPDNTILPPIYLPGKLKDDPFNKGKKVATYSGPTPILVPVPPSLKSFTLKAKLSLLMCSKTACQPFKTDLNFFGMAVSPDKLPQASLQPWWPEFVKVRKGAKTIKISLKDIASKVEGKNTAKAAKSQPQKTAPPVQTVEESGAESAFSFDSLKPRSFTPGLEVTNLTTAILFGLLAGFLLNFMPCVLPVISLKLSTLLAGAAHESAEEQKRGFREHNIFFALGILLYFGVLSGILGMTGMAWGQIFQKPPVVIGLTGVVFALSLSLFGLFNLPIVDLKLGSENSGPRRQALFTGILATLLATPCSGPFLGGVLGWAMVQQHYVISSVFLSVGAGMALPYILMAFFPALATRFPKPGAWTIWIERAAGFFLAGTCIYLFSILPEDMYIPTMIFMWFTAVGAWMWGLSSGTDKKSSMYLLRIAALAICITAGFWAATPQERTAHWISFEQKDFTERIGQEAMLVEFTADWCPSCKVLEQTVLTPANLNRWQEKYNLTFIKVDITAPDKVADKFLRALGSRSIPLAAIFKPGEDSSSPTVIRDLYTTGQMDEALAQTLK; encoded by the coding sequence ATGCGTTTTAAGCTAATTTGTTTAATTTTATTGAGTTTCATTTCGACCTTTGCGCTTATCTGCCCACAAACGGCTGTTAGTGCCCAGAATCAGAATCCTAATATTGATACCAAATGGAAACTATACAGCCTCACTAAGGATGATCAAAAACAAACCGGACTGAAAACCAATATTCTGGCCGGACTGATGCTCGAGCCTAAAAACGGCTGGTACACATACTCCCATAATCCGGGCAAACTGGGCCAGCCAACAACTCTTAAAGTTACCCTGACCCCGGACAACACCATCCTTCCGCCCATCTACCTTCCGGGTAAGCTCAAGGATGATCCCTTTAACAAAGGGAAAAAAGTTGCCACCTACTCAGGGCCGACCCCGATTCTGGTTCCGGTGCCGCCCTCTTTAAAGTCATTCACCCTCAAGGCCAAGCTGTCCCTGCTCATGTGCTCCAAAACAGCCTGCCAGCCCTTTAAGACAGACTTAAACTTCTTCGGCATGGCTGTTTCCCCGGACAAACTACCGCAAGCGAGCCTGCAACCATGGTGGCCGGAATTCGTGAAGGTACGTAAGGGTGCCAAGACCATCAAAATTTCCCTAAAAGATATCGCTTCCAAGGTTGAAGGGAAGAATACGGCGAAGGCTGCTAAATCCCAGCCGCAAAAAACCGCCCCGCCCGTTCAGACTGTAGAAGAAAGCGGAGCAGAATCCGCATTCTCATTTGATTCCCTCAAGCCCCGCTCTTTTACTCCGGGCCTTGAAGTAACCAACCTGACTACCGCGATTTTATTTGGATTGCTGGCAGGATTTTTGCTCAACTTCATGCCCTGCGTGCTTCCGGTTATCAGCCTCAAGCTCTCCACTCTGCTTGCCGGGGCTGCACACGAAAGTGCGGAAGAACAGAAACGCGGATTCCGGGAACACAACATTTTCTTTGCGCTGGGCATCCTGCTCTACTTCGGTGTCTTAAGCGGAATCCTAGGCATGACCGGAATGGCTTGGGGGCAAATTTTCCAGAAGCCCCCGGTAGTAATCGGGCTGACCGGGGTTGTATTTGCGCTTAGCCTTAGTTTGTTTGGGCTATTCAACCTGCCCATAGTGGACCTAAAGCTCGGTTCTGAAAACAGCGGACCGCGCAGGCAGGCCCTTTTTACCGGAATTCTGGCTACCCTGCTGGCAACCCCTTGCAGCGGACCTTTTCTTGGCGGAGTACTCGGCTGGGCCATGGTTCAACAGCATTATGTGATCAGTTCAGTATTCTTAAGCGTAGGTGCAGGCATGGCTTTGCCTTATATATTGATGGCCTTCTTCCCGGCACTGGCGACACGTTTTCCCAAACCCGGAGCATGGACTATCTGGATCGAGCGGGCCGCAGGATTTTTCCTTGCCGGAACCTGCATCTACCTGTTCAGCATCCTGCCCGAAGATATGTATATCCCGACTATGATCTTTATGTGGTTCACCGCTGTAGGCGCGTGGATGTGGGGACTTTCGTCCGGCACAGATAAAAAATCATCCATGTACCTGCTGCGAATTGCTGCACTGGCAATCTGCATAACCGCCGGATTCTGGGCCGCGACTCCGCAGGAGCGCACCGCGCACTGGATCAGCTTTGAGCAGAAGGACTTTACCGAACGGATCGGACAGGAAGCCATGCTGGTGGAATTCACCGCCGACTGGTGCCCTTCCTGCAAAGTACTGGAACAAACAGTGCTGACCCCGGCTAACCTGAACCGCTGGCAGGAAAAATATAATCTGACCTTCATCAAGGTGGACATAACCGCCCCGGATAAGGTCGCAGATAAATTCCTGCGCGCGCTGGGCAGCCGTTCCATCCCGCTGGCAGCTATCTTCAAGCCCGGAGAGGATTCTTCGTCGCCCACAGTAATTCGCGATCTCTACACTACCGGGCAGATGGATGAAGCATTAGCGCAAACACTGAAATAA
- a CDS encoding VOC family protein, with product MHNNSSSHGFFSWNELLTTDLEAAKKFYGDLLGWTFKESQTIYGDTYLTAFKDGRLAAGMMLKPKDTPEHIKGCWDPYITVDDVDASAAQVEESGGKVVLPPTKIENVGRFCVIQDPQGIYLNLITYEKKD from the coding sequence ATGCATAACAATTCATCATCACACGGTTTTTTCAGTTGGAACGAACTGCTTACAACCGACCTCGAAGCGGCCAAAAAATTCTATGGCGATCTTCTGGGCTGGACTTTCAAGGAATCGCAAACAATATACGGTGACACCTACCTGACAGCCTTCAAAGACGGGCGCTTGGCAGCAGGAATGATGCTCAAGCCCAAGGATACTCCTGAGCACATCAAAGGCTGCTGGGACCCTTATATCACTGTTGATGATGTGGACGCATCAGCCGCGCAGGTTGAAGAATCGGGCGGTAAAGTGGTGCTTCCGCCAACTAAAATTGAAAATGTCGGGCGGTTCTGCGTAATTCAGGACCCGCAGGGAATTTATTTAAATCTCATCACCTATGAGAAAAAAGACTAA
- a CDS encoding ATP-binding protein → MNKATLYIFSGLPGSGKSTLAQSLSSELNSAYLRIDTIEQAIRDLCNFKVEGEGYRLAYRVASDNLRGGMSVVTDSCNPIELTRTEWQNVAINAGTKFINIEVICSDKTEHRKRVENRPSFIEGLKLPTWEQVEQREYHTWKSDRIVLDTAGKTQDESLQELIWAIKKWHKKI, encoded by the coding sequence TTGAACAAGGCGACCTTATATATCTTCTCTGGTTTACCGGGATCAGGAAAAAGTACTCTGGCTCAAAGCCTAAGTTCCGAATTAAACTCTGCCTATCTCAGGATAGATACGATAGAACAGGCAATACGCGACCTCTGCAACTTCAAAGTTGAAGGTGAGGGATACCGCCTTGCTTATCGGGTTGCCTCAGATAATCTTAGAGGTGGCATGAGTGTTGTCACCGATTCCTGTAATCCCATTGAGTTAACCCGCACGGAATGGCAAAATGTTGCTATTAATGCAGGTACAAAATTTATTAATATCGAAGTCATTTGTTCTGACAAAACAGAACACAGAAAGCGGGTTGAAAACCGCCCTTCATTCATAGAGGGATTAAAACTACCCACATGGGAGCAGGTCGAACAACGCGAGTACCACACTTGGAAGTCGGATAGAATTGTGCTTGATACGGCTGGCAAAACCCAAGATGAAAGCCTTCAGGAACTGATTTGGGCGATTAAAAAATGGCATAAAAAGATTTAG
- a CDS encoding iron-containing alcohol dehydrogenase translates to MLNFQIFIPTRIVFGPGKLAELGTLPLPKGKKAMVVIGESGAMIENGYLDKVQVALAKQDVSTVVFDNISPNPKSDQVDEAAKIAREKEIDFIVALGGGSTIDASKAIALLTTNVGKCWDYMQAGSGGGVAPENPAAPLIAIPTTAGTGTEADQWAVINKSGGIEKISLGNDSTFPAISIVDPELMVSVPPRMTAYTGIDAFFHAVETFLSTAHQPMSDMLALEAVHLSSHYLPMAIAEGNNIEARTVMAWASTAAGMCETLSRCISQHSLEHALSAKYPELPHGLGLAKLSVPYFKRLIPESPERFEDLAMAMGYDTQQFDENMRATVFLEGLRSLLERAGFNEESLKDYGAKEEDVAELVDIAEQTMGKLFEFTPAKMEREDLECIMSEAIAG, encoded by the coding sequence ATGCTCAACTTTCAGATATTTATCCCCACCCGCATTGTTTTCGGTCCCGGTAAACTTGCAGAACTGGGAACCCTGCCCCTGCCCAAAGGTAAAAAAGCCATGGTCGTCATCGGTGAATCCGGGGCCATGATTGAGAACGGCTATCTCGATAAAGTTCAGGTCGCACTTGCCAAGCAGGATGTTTCCACTGTTGTTTTTGATAATATTTCCCCCAACCCGAAATCAGATCAGGTTGACGAAGCCGCTAAAATAGCCCGTGAAAAAGAAATCGATTTCATAGTTGCCCTAGGCGGCGGTTCCACCATTGACGCTTCCAAGGCTATCGCCCTTTTGACCACCAACGTGGGCAAATGTTGGGATTACATGCAGGCCGGGTCCGGCGGCGGAGTTGCCCCGGAAAATCCCGCAGCTCCACTCATTGCCATTCCCACCACAGCGGGCACAGGCACTGAAGCAGATCAGTGGGCAGTGATCAACAAATCCGGCGGCATTGAAAAAATCAGCCTCGGTAATGATTCCACCTTCCCTGCAATTTCCATCGTTGATCCCGAACTCATGGTAAGCGTGCCCCCGCGCATGACCGCTTACACCGGGATCGATGCATTTTTCCATGCTGTGGAGACTTTCCTTTCCACTGCGCATCAGCCCATGAGCGACATGCTGGCTCTGGAAGCAGTACACCTGAGCAGCCACTACCTGCCCATGGCAATTGCCGAAGGCAACAACATCGAAGCCCGCACAGTCATGGCTTGGGCCAGCACTGCCGCAGGTATGTGCGAAACCCTTTCCCGCTGCATTTCCCAGCATTCTCTTGAACATGCTTTGAGTGCAAAATATCCTGAACTGCCGCACGGTCTCGGTCTTGCCAAACTTTCCGTGCCCTACTTCAAACGTTTGATCCCGGAAAGCCCGGAACGTTTCGAAGATCTGGCCATGGCTATGGGTTACGATACCCAGCAGTTTGATGAGAACATGCGCGCTACTGTATTTCTTGAAGGTTTGCGTTCCCTGCTCGAACGGGCCGGATTCAACGAGGAATCGCTCAAAGATTACGGTGCAAAAGAAGAAGATGTTGCCGAGCTGGTAGATATAGCCGAGCAGACCATGGGCAAGCTTTTCGAGTTCACTCCCGCAAAGATGGAACGCGAAGATCTCGAATGCATCATGTCCGAAGCTATTGCGGGCTAG
- a CDS encoding AMIN domain-containing protein, whose protein sequence is MAKKQKAIVQCPFCDSNRLYFRRGLVSDVLISLLVPVRSYTCGSCSRSFRRYGNYFTSKQALIHIFGVLAILAFINPQLLLPESWLLQEEQKMVEPVEQTEIELIETEPENELPLLSMAIANATNSSVMVENGTVAIVAANATANATLNNATQANATSKTILAFNGTEVGNATSSAKAVVEVKKPKKEKHGLQEGKLRSIYFKEVDNKTRISLDLGGSPLSYTSFFLKDPNRLVVDIQGKWDYFGPTVLKPENPIFSRFRIGIYDDKIRMVMDLKGQTPAPVINKTGSGLDIDVK, encoded by the coding sequence ATGGCTAAAAAGCAGAAAGCAATAGTTCAATGCCCGTTTTGTGACAGCAACCGCCTATACTTCAGGCGGGGGCTGGTTTCTGACGTGCTTATTTCCCTGCTCGTTCCGGTCAGGTCTTATACCTGTGGCTCATGCAGCCGCAGCTTCCGCCGCTATGGTAACTATTTTACCAGCAAGCAGGCCCTGATCCATATTTTCGGCGTGCTGGCAATTCTCGCCTTTATCAATCCGCAACTACTGCTCCCGGAAAGCTGGCTTCTTCAGGAAGAACAGAAAATGGTAGAGCCTGTTGAACAAACAGAGATAGAACTTATCGAAACTGAGCCGGAGAACGAACTTCCCCTGCTGTCCATGGCTATTGCCAATGCCACCAACAGTTCGGTTATGGTTGAAAACGGGACTGTTGCCATTGTAGCTGCTAACGCGACAGCCAATGCCACACTGAACAATGCAACGCAGGCCAACGCAACTTCGAAGACTATTCTGGCCTTTAACGGCACAGAAGTAGGCAACGCAACCTCTTCAGCTAAGGCTGTAGTGGAAGTCAAAAAGCCAAAAAAAGAAAAGCACGGTTTGCAGGAAGGCAAACTAAGGTCCATCTATTTCAAGGAAGTGGACAACAAAACCAGAATCAGTCTTGATCTCGGCGGTTCACCCCTTTCCTACACATCATTTTTCCTGAAAGATCCCAACCGCCTTGTGGTCGATATTCAGGGCAAGTGGGATTACTTCGGCCCCACCGTCCTCAAGCCGGAGAATCCAATCTTCTCAAGATTCAGGATCGGCATCTACGATGATAAAATCCGCATGGTCATGGATCTCAAAGGCCAGACCCCGGCCCCGGTCATCAACAAAACCGGAAGCGGACTTGATATTGATGTGAAGTAA
- a CDS encoding NAD(P)H-dependent oxidoreductase has product MNHPVIKDLNFRYACKKYDAAKRIPADKMAIIKEAMRLSPSSVNSQPWKFIIIESNEAKQRFHDTFANKFEFNQHHAKAASHIILFAYNPYFTAEQYKKVVDAEVKSGHLPADKYDEMMEKGMFFAGLNTDETGFNGCWTKAQTYLALGNTMHTVARLDIDSTPMEGVDSELIGEIFKEELGGYICETALALGYHLEGGDYNYGQPKARLALKDIITVL; this is encoded by the coding sequence ATGAATCACCCTGTCATCAAAGACCTTAACTTCCGCTATGCCTGTAAAAAATATGATGCAGCCAAACGCATTCCTGCCGACAAGATGGCAATCATCAAAGAAGCCATGCGCTTGTCGCCTTCATCCGTTAACTCACAGCCATGGAAATTTATTATTATCGAAAGTAATGAAGCAAAACAGCGTTTTCACGACACATTCGCCAATAAATTTGAATTTAACCAGCATCATGCCAAAGCGGCATCACATATTATTTTATTTGCCTACAATCCCTACTTCACAGCAGAGCAATACAAAAAAGTTGTAGATGCCGAGGTCAAATCAGGCCATCTGCCTGCGGATAAATATGACGAAATGATGGAGAAAGGCATGTTCTTTGCCGGACTGAATACCGATGAAACCGGATTCAACGGCTGCTGGACCAAAGCCCAGACATACCTCGCACTAGGCAATACCATGCATACAGTTGCAAGACTGGATATCGACTCCACTCCTATGGAAGGTGTTGATTCTGAACTGATCGGCGAGATTTTCAAAGAAGAACTTGGCGGATACATATGCGAAACAGCACTGGCACTGGGATATCATCTGGAAGGCGGAGATTACAATTACGGTCAGCCTAAAGCACGACTGGCGCTGAAAGATATCATAACGGTCCTATAA
- a CDS encoding aminopeptidase P family protein, whose product MSDLDSNVVVPRSELEARWAKCRRFLPEIAPQAGGMLCFSRLQIYYLSGSFVNGAVWLPLEGEPVLFVRKSYDRAKIESSIKNIVRFKSFKDLAPLAKQVGQPLTEVMGAETAGLTWQLGEMLTSRMSEYKFVPGDKVLALSRAVKSEWELEIMREVGHLHNTAMFEVLPELIQTGMSEMEISKYIWNIFFELGHEGHMRMQTFNEEIFLGHVSAGDSGIYPSSFNGPLGLRGAHPVSPFMGSGDKFWDKNAPLSVDCGFVMEGYHTDKTQVYWSGPKSSIPKEVLDAQYFCQDMQALAADHLMPGTPVSEVYAKVMEQVEKEGFTEGFMGIGECKVPFIGHGIGLTVDGFPPIAKGFDLPIEEGMVFALEPKQGIPGVGMVGVENTFEVTANGAECITGDDFDIICIE is encoded by the coding sequence ATGTCCGATTTAGATTCCAATGTAGTTGTACCGCGTAGTGAGCTTGAAGCCCGCTGGGCAAAGTGCCGTCGTTTCCTGCCCGAAATAGCTCCGCAAGCAGGAGGCATGCTCTGCTTTTCGCGTTTGCAGATTTATTACCTCTCAGGCTCCTTTGTCAACGGCGCAGTATGGCTTCCGCTGGAAGGTGAGCCTGTTCTTTTTGTGCGTAAATCATATGATCGGGCCAAAATTGAAAGCTCCATCAAAAATATTGTTCGCTTCAAGTCATTTAAGGATCTCGCACCACTTGCCAAACAGGTCGGGCAGCCGCTTACTGAAGTGATGGGTGCGGAGACCGCAGGTCTCACGTGGCAACTAGGGGAGATGCTTACTTCCCGGATGTCCGAATATAAATTTGTTCCCGGTGACAAGGTGCTGGCCCTGTCTCGTGCAGTGAAGTCAGAATGGGAATTGGAAATTATGCGCGAAGTGGGACATCTGCATAACACCGCGATGTTTGAAGTTCTGCCGGAGTTAATCCAGACGGGCATGAGCGAAATGGAGATTTCCAAGTACATCTGGAATATATTCTTTGAACTTGGCCATGAAGGTCACATGCGTATGCAGACTTTTAACGAGGAGATTTTCTTGGGTCATGTCTCAGCAGGTGATTCCGGCATCTACCCCAGTTCCTTTAATGGTCCACTTGGTCTGCGCGGGGCGCATCCTGTTTCACCTTTCATGGGTAGCGGCGATAAATTTTGGGATAAGAACGCGCCTCTTTCCGTTGATTGCGGATTTGTGATGGAAGGATACCATACTGATAAGACTCAGGTTTACTGGTCCGGTCCCAAAAGCTCCATTCCCAAAGAGGTTCTGGACGCCCAATATTTTTGTCAGGATATGCAGGCTCTGGCAGCTGATCATCTCATGCCCGGAACTCCTGTCAGCGAAGTTTACGCCAAGGTTATGGAACAGGTCGAAAAGGAAGGTTTTACGGAAGGCTTCATGGGTATCGGCGAATGCAAGGTCCCGTTCATCGGACACGGCATCGGCTTAACCGTGGACGGCTTTCCGCCCATTGCCAAGGGTTTTGACCTGCCCATCGAAGAAGGTATGGTCTTCGCCCTTGAACCGAAGCAGGGCATCCCCGGAGTGGGGATGGTCGGGGTGGAAAACACCTTCGAAGTTACTGCAAATGGGGCAGAGTGCATTACCGGAGATGATTTCGATATTATTTGTATTGAGTAG
- a CDS encoding CoA-binding protein, with the protein MLIFDEKKLAVLLEEVKVIAVIGAVDKPGRPVDRVCRYMIDAGYEVIPVHPKRENVWGLKTYKSVTDIPVPVDLVNLFRASQFCADHAREVLELESMPKCFWMQEGIFSPEARELLSGKDITVIEDRCIMVDHKNLAGKI; encoded by the coding sequence ATGCTTATCTTTGACGAAAAAAAATTAGCCGTACTTCTTGAAGAGGTCAAGGTCATAGCCGTAATCGGCGCGGTGGATAAACCCGGACGTCCAGTGGACAGGGTCTGCCGCTATATGATTGATGCGGGCTACGAAGTCATACCTGTACATCCCAAAAGAGAGAATGTCTGGGGACTTAAGACCTATAAATCCGTTACAGACATTCCCGTTCCGGTTGATCTTGTAAACCTTTTCAGGGCCTCCCAGTTCTGCGCAGACCATGCTCGCGAAGTTCTTGAACTTGAATCCATGCCCAAATGCTTCTGGATGCAGGAAGGAATTTTCAGCCCAGAGGCGCGTGAACTGCTCTCCGGCAAAGATATCACTGTAATCGAAGACCGTTGTATAATGGTTGACCATAAAAATTTAGCAGGCAAAATATAA
- a CDS encoding YkgJ family cysteine cluster protein, with protein MSKAFECQMCGHCCQGEGGIIMTAKDRNRLADHLGINEQELIEKHSETVNGKIRLQSREDGYCVFYNEGCGIHPGRPDICRAWPFFRGNLVDEMSWEMIQDYCPGVKKEAGHAKFVEEGKEYIRTEGLRQHDPDVAPNALITED; from the coding sequence ATGAGTAAGGCTTTTGAATGCCAAATGTGCGGCCACTGCTGCCAAGGCGAAGGCGGCATCATCATGACCGCAAAAGACCGCAATCGTCTCGCCGATCATCTCGGCATCAACGAACAGGAACTGATTGAAAAACACAGCGAAACCGTAAACGGAAAAATCCGCCTTCAGTCACGTGAAGACGGGTACTGTGTATTTTATAATGAAGGTTGTGGAATACATCCCGGTCGCCCTGATATCTGTAGGGCATGGCCTTTTTTCCGGGGCAACCTCGTGGATGAAATGAGCTGGGAAATGATTCAGGATTACTGTCCCGGCGTTAAAAAGGAAGCCGGACACGCCAAATTCGTTGAAGAAGGCAAAGAGTACATCCGCACCGAAGGCTTACGCCAGCACGACCCCGATGTTGCACCCAACGCACTCATTACTGAAGATTAA
- a CDS encoding molecular chaperone DnaJ — protein sequence MNTRQAQSILKVGHNASEEDIKRSFRKLAFSMHPDLNPSPDAAQKFRELNEAYVFLKNVAGNSSAGKTSAGKRSYTRQKSNFKSQSDRKTASEGANAYRAQQSKAKAETRSSGTSKAQQSRYFFQKEEDVLKDILNDPFARQVFEDIYSQISKDKPFQKPSAPIKERKLNVNWGDKTASVDVSSGIGSGVKSWFKGQLDDEQTVYFPASALHPGRSVRITLQQGIRKKSKTLEITLPRDFVIGRPIRLKGQGRKLGPFKGDLYLRILAK from the coding sequence ATGAATACAAGACAGGCACAGAGCATTCTAAAAGTCGGACATAACGCCAGCGAGGAGGACATCAAACGTTCTTTCCGCAAGCTGGCCTTCAGCATGCACCCGGACTTGAACCCCAGCCCTGATGCCGCCCAAAAATTCCGAGAACTGAACGAAGCTTACGTCTTTCTCAAGAATGTCGCAGGCAACAGCTCAGCAGGTAAAACTTCAGCCGGCAAGCGTTCATACACCCGCCAGAAATCTAACTTCAAATCGCAATCAGACCGCAAGACAGCCAGTGAAGGCGCAAACGCATACCGGGCACAGCAGTCTAAAGCCAAAGCCGAAACTCGCAGCAGCGGAACCTCCAAGGCCCAGCAAAGCCGTTACTTTTTCCAAAAAGAAGAAGACGTACTCAAGGATATTTTAAACGATCCTTTTGCCCGGCAGGTATTTGAGGATATCTACAGCCAGATCAGCAAGGATAAGCCTTTCCAGAAGCCCAGTGCCCCCATTAAAGAACGTAAGCTGAATGTCAACTGGGGAGATAAAACCGCCTCGGTTGATGTTTCATCCGGTATTGGTTCAGGAGTCAAGTCGTGGTTTAAGGGCCAGCTGGATGACGAGCAGACTGTTTACTTCCCTGCTTCAGCTCTGCATCCGGGCCGCAGTGTGCGCATCACCCTGCAACAGGGTATCCGTAAAAAAAGCAAAACCCTTGAGATTACCCTGCCCCGCGACTTCGTCATCGGGCGGCCTATCCGCTTAAAAGGCCAAGGCAGAAAGCTCGGCCCCTTCAAGGGTGATCTTTACTTGCGAATTCTGGCAAAGTAA
- the hisH gene encoding imidazole glycerol phosphate synthase subunit HisH has product MLAILDYKAGNQTSVQRALNKLGIPNQITADKEVLSKATGIIFPGVGAAGQAMDELTSGGLDELLKELVQQKKPLLGICVGCQILLDYSEENDTKALSVIPGECRLFNPSWEDYEGVPIRVPHMGWNTIELKQDCVLFKDIDPEAHFYFVHSYYPAPEEKHIIGETTYGRPFCSLHGREGLWAVQFHPEKSGNPGLKLLSNFYEYCKEASDA; this is encoded by the coding sequence ATGCTGGCTATTCTTGACTACAAGGCCGGAAACCAGACCAGTGTGCAGCGCGCACTGAACAAACTCGGCATTCCAAACCAGATCACCGCCGACAAGGAAGTCCTGTCCAAGGCCACAGGCATCATATTCCCCGGTGTCGGAGCGGCCGGTCAGGCCATGGATGAACTCACATCCGGCGGACTGGACGAACTGCTCAAAGAACTCGTGCAGCAGAAAAAACCGCTGCTCGGTATCTGTGTCGGCTGCCAGATCCTTCTGGACTACAGCGAAGAAAACGACACCAAGGCACTTTCCGTAATTCCCGGTGAATGCCGCCTCTTCAACCCTTCATGGGAAGATTATGAAGGCGTGCCCATCCGCGTGCCCCACATGGGCTGGAATACAATTGAACTCAAGCAGGATTGCGTTCTCTTCAAAGATATCGATCCCGAAGCACATTTCTACTTCGTACACAGCTACTACCCGGCTCCCGAAGAAAAACACATCATCGGTGAAACCACTTACGGACGTCCCTTCTGCTCCCTGCACGGGCGTGAGGGGCTCTGGGCTGTACAGTTCCACCCCGAAAAAAGTGGTAATCCCGGCCTGAAGCTGCTTTCCAATTTCTACGAATACTGCAAGGAGGCTTCCGATGCTTAG
- the hisF gene encoding imidazole glycerol phosphate synthase subunit HisF — translation MLSKRIIPCLDVRNGILTKGIKFKGNVDIGDPVETARLYYEQGADEIVFYDITASSEGRGIFLDVVERVASEIFIPFSVGGGINSVQDMRDVLLAGAEKVSVNSGAVKNPDIISEGAAAFGSQCIVLGMDVKRVEKSEKIPSGFEIVINGGRKFMGIDALEWAKTGEALGAGEICLNSIDADGVKTGYDLELTRLVAESVRIPVIASGGAGNPQHMVEAVTEGRATAALIASIVHYGDYTIPQLKEHMTSKGVRVRSSW, via the coding sequence ATGCTTAGTAAAAGAATCATCCCTTGCCTCGATGTAAGGAACGGAATCCTCACCAAGGGTATCAAGTTCAAAGGCAACGTTGATATCGGTGATCCAGTTGAGACCGCCCGCCTCTACTATGAACAGGGTGCGGACGAAATTGTCTTTTACGACATCACCGCATCTTCCGAAGGACGCGGAATTTTTCTCGACGTGGTCGAACGCGTTGCTTCTGAAATTTTCATCCCCTTCTCCGTTGGCGGAGGCATCAATTCCGTACAGGATATGCGCGACGTACTTCTCGCCGGAGCAGAAAAGGTTTCCGTTAACTCCGGCGCGGTCAAGAATCCCGACATCATCAGCGAAGGTGCTGCTGCATTCGGTTCCCAGTGCATCGTGCTCGGCATGGACGTTAAACGAGTTGAAAAATCCGAGAAGATTCCTTCCGGTTTTGAAATCGTCATCAACGGTGGCCGCAAATTCATGGGCATCGATGCTCTCGAATGGGCTAAAACAGGTGAAGCACTCGGCGCAGGCGAAATCTGCCTCAACTCTATTGATGCGGACGGCGTTAAGACCGGGTACGACCTTGAGTTGACCCGTCTGGTAGCCGAAAGTGTACGCATTCCAGTAATTGCATCCGGTGGAGCGGGAAATCCGCAGCACATGGTCGAGGCCGTAACTGAAGGCCGCGCCACTGCCGCGCTCATCGCTTCCATCGTCCATTACGGCGATTACACCATCCCGCAGCTCAAAGAACACATGACTTCCAAAGGTGTACGGGTTCGTAGCAGCTGGTAA